The Blattabacterium cuenoti genome includes the window AATGTTTGCATGAATTGTCATATAACTATTCATGAATATAATGGAGATTATTTGGAAAAAGGAAAAAGTAGAGATGAATATAATCAAGAAATACAAAAAATTTATAAGGCGATAGGATGGGATCCAGAAACAAGAAAATATTCTAAAAAAATTCATCCCATTCAATGGGTTCGCATTCACAATATGCCAGATTTTGTCTATTTTGATCATTCTCAACATATCCTTACAGGAGAAAAATCGATTAAAAAATTAAAAAAAGTAAATTTAGTTTGTAATGCTTGTCATGGAGAAATTCAAAAAATGGATACAGTAGAAATGTCTAATGATTTTACTATGGAATGGTGTATCTCTTGTCATAAAAACGTGGGAATAGACAAAAAAAATCAATATTATAAAGAATATTTTCCAAGCAAAACGAATCAAAAAATCACTGTTGATATGATTGGAGGAACAGAATGTGCTAAATGTCATTACTGAAATAGGAATGAAAAAGCGAATAAAAAAATTATTATGAAATCAAATAAAAAGAATAAAATATTAGACAATCTTAATCCTATAAAGGATCTTTTTCAAGGAAGAACATCTAGACGTGATTTTCTTAAGTGGGTAGGGTTTAGTACCGCTTCTGTGACTTTATCCGCTTGTAAAGGACCAGTTGTTAAATCTATTCCTTATGTAGTCAAACCAGAGAATATCACTCCAGGAATTCCGAACTATTATGCATCAACTATGATTGATTCTTTCGATATAGGAAGTGTTTTAGTGAAAACAAGAGAAGGTCGTCCTATAAAAATAGAACCTAATTTTTCTTCTGAATTTTTTAATACAACTTCTGCAAGAATACAATCTTCTTTATTATCTCTTTATGATGAGGAAAGATTAAAAAATCCTTCTTTAAAAGGAAAAAAAAGTTCTTGGAAAGAAATAGATAATTATATTATTCAAAATTTGAAATATTTATCTAAAACAAAAAAAAATATAATTTTTCTTTCTTCTTCTTTTCCAAGTTTTTCTACAAAAAAATTGATTCAAGATTTCAAGAAAAAATATCCTCGTACGAAATGGGTTACTTATGATCCTATTTCATATTCCAAAGCTTTGGATGCTTCAGAAAAAATATTTGGAATTCGAGGATTTCCAATTTTTGATTGGAATAAATCAGAATTAATAGTTTCGTTTGATGCTGATTTTTTGGGAGATTGGAGTCCTGAAAATATGGCTAAATTTTATGTTTTTAAAAGAAAGCCTGAAAAAAATATGATGCAACATATTCAAATAGAAAGCAATATGACAATAACTGGAGCAAATGCAGACATTCGTTTATCTAGAAAGCCTTCTGAAATAAAACAAATGTTGATTGAAATTTTTCAAAACATTTGTTTAGGAAAGCAAATAAAGGATAAAAATGCAAAAAAAGTAGCTTCATTAATAAATAAAATGGGATCTAAAAGTGTAATTTTTGCAGATGGAGATCAAGAATCTTATGAATTATCTTTTTTAATCAATCAAAAAATTAATAGTCATGCATTGCAAAATGATAAATATATTTTTTCAAAAGAAAGTAATGATAATAAATTCAATAATTTTTTGAAAGATTTAGAAAACGAAAATGTTGGAGGTTTATTTATTCATAATGTTAATCCTATTTACAGTCTTCCATTATCTATTTATAAAAAAGTAAAACAATTTATAAAAAAAATACCTCTAACAGTTTCTCTTTCCATGAGTAAAGATGAAACCAATGAAGTCATGGATGTATCAGCTCCTATTCCTCATTGGTTAGAAAGTTGGGGAGATACTTATCCTGTGACTAATGTTTATACATTAATTCAACCTACAATTCAATGTATTTTTAATACAAGACAATTTCAGGATTCTTTAATAATTTGGAGTGAAATTCAAGAAAAAAATTATTACGAATATTTGAAAAAAACTTGGGAAAAAAATATTATTCCAAAATCCAATGTTTCTTCCTTTAATGAAGCTTTATTTTATGGTTTGGTAAAAATTAAAAATCATAAACCTATTTCAAACAATTTTTCAATAAATCAAAAAAAAATCAAAAAATATGAAAAAAAAATAGTAAAAGGAAAAAAAATAAAAACAAATTTTGAACTTAGATTATATACTAAAATTAGTATGGGGGATGGTCATCAATATAATAATCCTTGGTTACAAGAACTTCCAGATCCTATTACACGCACTACATGGGGTAACTATTTAACTATATCATATTCTGATGCAAATAAAATGGAATTAAAAAATTGGAATTCTGGAGATGGATCTTTAAATGGAAACTGTGTGGATTTGATTAAAAATAATCAAAACATCATCCAAAATATTCCTGTATTTATTCAACCTGGACAAGCTTTAGGATCTTTAGGATTAGCTTTTGGTTATGGACAAAAAAAGGGAAAATTGTCTAAGATTGTTCACGGAAAAAACGCTTATAGAATCTATGAAAATTTTTTCATAATACAAGATAATATAGAACTAAAAAAAGTGGATAAAATCCATAAATTTTCTTGCGTACAGTTACATCATACAATGGTAGGAAGAAATTTAGTGAAAGAAACAGATTTAGATATATTCTTAAATAAACCAAAAGAAATTTGGAATGAAAAAGAAAAAGTTTCAACTCATAAAGGAATGCTTTTTCCAGAAGAAATTTCTATTTGGAATCCAAATAATCATAAAAATAAAGAAAAAAAGAATGGACATCATTTTAATTTATCTATAGATTTAAATGCTTGTATTGGATGTGGAGCTTGCATTATTGCATGTCATTCTGAAAATAATGTTCCTGTTGTTGGAAAAGAAGAAATAGGAAAATATAGAGATATGCATTGGTTACGTATAGATAGATATTATTTTTCAGATGATCCATCTTCAGAAACAAGCAATAATGAAAACAACATTTATGAAAATCCAAAAGTAACTTTTCAACCAATTATGTGTCAACATTGCGATCATGCTCCTTGTGAAACTGTATGTCCAGTTGGAGCCACTTCTCATGGAGAACAAGGACAAAATATGATGACTTACAATCGTTGTGTAGGAACTCGTTATTGTGCGAATAATTGCCCTTATAAAGTAAGACGATTTAATTGGTTTAATTATGTTAATAATCAGAAATTTGATTTCAACATGAATAATGCTTTAGGAAAAATGATACTAAATCCAGATGTGGTTGTCAGAACCAGAGGTGTCATGGAAAAATGTTCTTTATGCATACAAAGAACACAATATGTGATAGGAATCGCAAAAAAAGAAAATAGAAAAATTCAAGATAAAGAACTTGAAACAGCTTGTAGTGTTTCTTGTCCAACCCAAGCTATCACTTTTGGTGATATAAACGACCCTACTAGTCTCATTTCTAAAAAAATAAAAAATCCTAGATCTTATAAACTATTAGATTTTATAGGAGTAAAACCTAATGTTTCTTATCAATTAAAGATTCGAAATCAAAATGAAATAGAAAAAATGAAATAGAAAAAATTATGTTAAATCATTATGAATCTCCTATAAGAACCCCCCTCATTTTAGGAAAAAAAACATTGAAAAATATTACAGATGATATATTCAATCCTATAAAAAATAAAGCAGGAAATCTATGGTGGATCTCTTTATTGATTTCTATTTTAGCTTTTTTATGGGGATTAGGATGTATTTTTTATACAATTGGAACAGGTATAGGTGTATGGGGGTTAAACAAAACAATTAATTGGGCCTGGGATATTACCAATTTCGTTTGGTGGGTTGGAATTGGTCATGCTGGAACTTTGATTTCAGCTGTTTTGTTATTATTTCGTCAAAAATGGCGTTTATCTATTAATCGTTCAGCAGAAGCTATGACTATTTTTGCAGTAATACAAGCTGGATTATTTCCTATTATTCATATGGGTAGACCATGGAATGCTCATTGGGTTTTACCCATTCCCAATCAGTTTGGATCTTTATGGCCCAATTTTAATTCTCCTTTATTGTGGGATGTATTTGCTATTAGTACTTATTTTTCTGTTTCTACAGTTTTTTGGTTTATGGGATTAATTCCAGATTTTGCAATGATACGAGACCGTATTTCAAATCCTTTTCAAAAAAAAATCTATAACATTCTTAGTTTTGGATGGGGGGGAACATCAAAAGATTGGCAAAGGTTTGAAGAATTGTCTTTAATTTTAGCTGGATTATGTACTCCATTGGTATTTTCTGTTCATACCATAGTTTCTTTTGATTTTTCCACTTCTGTAATTAAGGGTTGGCATAGCACAATATTTCCTCCTTATTTTGTTGCAGGTGCTATATTTTCTGGTTTTGCTATGGTACAAACTTTACTAGGTGTTGCAAGAAAAGTTCTTTCTCTAGAAGATTATATTACCAGAAATCATATTGAATATATGAATATGATTATTTTATTAACAGGAGGAATTGTTTTATTAGCTTATATTTCAGAATTTATTATTGCTTGGTATTCAGGAAATCCTTTTGAAAAATTTATTTATTTTTCTTTAGAAGCATCTAAAGGACCATTTTGGTGGGCCTTTTGGTCTTTAATCATTTGTAATGTCATTATTCCTCAATTTTTATGGATTAAATCTGTACGAAGAAGTTTTTTCTGGTCTTATGTCATCGCTATTGTCATAAATATTGGAATGTGGTTTGAAAGATTTGACATTATTGTTTTAAATCTAAGTCATGATTATCTTCCTTCTTCTTGGACTGGTTTTATTCCTTCATTTGTAGATGTTGGTATCTTTATAGGGACGATTGGTTTATTTTTTATCCTGTATTTGTTATATATACGTGTTTTTCCTGTTATTTCACAAGCAGAATTAAAAACAATATTGAACTCAGATCATAAAAAAAAATAGTGAAATGAAGAATATATGTGTACATGCATTATATGATGATGATCATACGTTAATAAATAGTATAAAAATTATACAATATCATAATTATAACATATCTGAAGTTTATTCTCCTTTTCCTATTCATAATTTAACTGAAGTGTTAAAACTAAAAAAAACCAATTTATCTTTTTTATCTTTTATATATGGATTATTGGGCTTTTGCATAGCTTGTATATTCACTTGGTATACTATGGTTTGGGATTGGCCTCAAAATATTGGAGGAAAACCTTCTTTTTCTTGGATTAGAAACCTTCCTTCTTTTATTCCTGTTATATTTGAATTTTCAATTTTTTTTTCTGCACATTTTATGTGTATTACTTATCTTATTCAATGTAGATTATTTCCAGGACGGATATCAAAAAATCCGGATTCAAGAACTACTGATAATATGTTTTTAGTAGAAATTCATACTAAAAAACATTCCAAAAAATTAGTGAATCTATTAAAAGAAAATGGAGCAATAGAGATTGTGATAAAACAATTATAAGTCCAATTAGAATAAAAAAATATAGTATTATGAATAAATATTTATACAAATTTATTATTATTTTTTTTTATATGATTTTATTTCTATTTCTAGAATCTTGTTGGTTTGATAAAACTCAACCTAATGTAGTATATATGCCTGATATGTATTATTCAGAAGCATATGAACCTTATTCAGATCCTTATTCATACAATAAAAAAGATAAAAACATTAAAGTTCCTTTATTTTCAAAAGAAAAAACTTCTTCACTCTATCCAGTAGAAGGAACTGTTTCTAGAAATGATTTATTTTATAATTTGATAAATATAAAAAATAAAGGATTGAATTATTCGAAGAATATCATTCAAAATCCACTATATAGTATTCATTACGAAAAAAAAGAAATTACAATAAAAAAAGGAAAAAAATTGTATCAAATCAATTGTTCTATATGTCATGGTAAAAATGGAGATGGACAAGGAGAATTGGTTAAAAACGAAAAAATTTTTGGAATTCCTAATTATAAAGATAGAGATCTTACCATTGGTAGTGTTTATTATGTCATTACATATGGAAAAAATAATATGAATTCTTATGCTTCACAATTAAATGAAATAGATCGATGGAGAGTCTCAGAATATGTTCTGTTTTTAAAAAATGAATAAACATGTATCAGTTTTATACAATGAACAAAAAAATTATCATTTTTATGATAATAATCGTAGGTTTTATTTTTATTTCTTTAGATAAAATGTTTCTTGATCAAAAAAAACAAATTGTTTCAGAAAAACAGTATGTTGTCACAACGAATCATAAACCTTGTACCGCATTATATATTTCAATTTTTTATTTTACTTCTATATCTTTAGGAGCATTGTTTTTTTTAGGAATACAAAATATATCAAAATCAGGTTGGTCCGTGATTATTCATCCGATCATGGAGGAAATTTCTTCTTTTATTCCATATGGGTTTTTTATGATTTTTATCATTTTATTATTAAATGCTATGGATATAGTACATATATTTCATTGGATGAATTCAGATTTATATAATCCTATTTCTTTAAAGTATGACAAAATTATTGCCAGTAAAAAAATTTTTTTGAATATTCCATTTTTCTTAGTGAGAAGTATTCTTTATGTATTAATATGTAGTTTTTTTTATTTAAAGATCAAAAGAATATCTTGTACATTATATATATCCCATTCATTAAATGATTATAAAAAATTATATTTTATATCTCTTCTTTTCGTTATATTTTTTTCTTTTATTTCCATATTTATGACATGGGATTGGATCATGTCTTTAAATCCACATTGGTTTAGTACTTTATTGGGGTGGTATGTTTTGAGTAGTTTTATGATAACAGGAATAAGTACTATCACAATAATATCTATTTATCTTAACAAAAAAGGATTGTTTCCTTTATTTAGAAAAAGTCATTTACATGATCTTAGCAAATATCTATTTTCTGGTAGCTTGTTGTGGACTTATTTTTGGTTTTCACAATTTTTTCTGTATTGGTATGGAAATATTCCAGAAGAAATTACTTATTTTATAAAAAGAGAAGAAATTTACAATTCTATCCATTTTTGGATGCTAATTCCTAATTTTTTAGTTCCTTTTTTTGGTTTAATTAGTAGTAAAAGCAAATCAAATAAAAAAATAGTCTTTTTCGTTTCTTTAATTTTACTCATAGGCCATTACATCGACACATACAATTTAATAGCTCCAGATATTAATGAAGGTGTAAAATTTTGTATATTCGAAATCATAGGTTCTTTATTAATTATAGGAGGATTTTTTGTTTATATTTTATTTTCCAATTTT containing:
- a CDS encoding DUF3341 domain-containing protein, with protein sequence MKNICVHALYDDDHTLINSIKIIQYHNYNISEVYSPFPIHNLTEVLKLKKTNLSFLSFIYGLLGFCIACIFTWYTMVWDWPQNIGGKPSFSWIRNLPSFIPVIFEFSIFFSAHFMCITYLIQCRLFPGRISKNPDSRTTDNMFLVEIHTKKHSKKLVNLLKENGAIEIVIKQL
- a CDS encoding 4Fe-4S dicluster domain-containing protein codes for the protein MKSNKKNKILDNLNPIKDLFQGRTSRRDFLKWVGFSTASVTLSACKGPVVKSIPYVVKPENITPGIPNYYASTMIDSFDIGSVLVKTREGRPIKIEPNFSSEFFNTTSARIQSSLLSLYDEERLKNPSLKGKKSSWKEIDNYIIQNLKYLSKTKKNIIFLSSSFPSFSTKKLIQDFKKKYPRTKWVTYDPISYSKALDASEKIFGIRGFPIFDWNKSELIVSFDADFLGDWSPENMAKFYVFKRKPEKNMMQHIQIESNMTITGANADIRLSRKPSEIKQMLIEIFQNICLGKQIKDKNAKKVASLINKMGSKSVIFADGDQESYELSFLINQKINSHALQNDKYIFSKESNDNKFNNFLKDLENENVGGLFIHNVNPIYSLPLSIYKKVKQFIKKIPLTVSLSMSKDETNEVMDVSAPIPHWLESWGDTYPVTNVYTLIQPTIQCIFNTRQFQDSLIIWSEIQEKNYYEYLKKTWEKNIIPKSNVSSFNEALFYGLVKIKNHKPISNNFSINQKKIKKYEKKIVKGKKIKTNFELRLYTKISMGDGHQYNNPWLQELPDPITRTTWGNYLTISYSDANKMELKNWNSGDGSLNGNCVDLIKNNQNIIQNIPVFIQPGQALGSLGLAFGYGQKKGKLSKIVHGKNAYRIYENFFIIQDNIELKKVDKIHKFSCVQLHHTMVGRNLVKETDLDIFLNKPKEIWNEKEKVSTHKGMLFPEEISIWNPNNHKNKEKKNGHHFNLSIDLNACIGCGACIIACHSENNVPVVGKEEIGKYRDMHWLRIDRYYFSDDPSSETSNNENNIYENPKVTFQPIMCQHCDHAPCETVCPVGATSHGEQGQNMMTYNRCVGTRYCANNCPYKVRRFNWFNYVNNQKFDFNMNNALGKMILNPDVVVRTRGVMEKCSLCIQRTQYVIGIAKKENRKIQDKELETACSVSCPTQAITFGDINDPTSLISKKIKNPRSYKLLDFIGVKPNVSYQLKIRNQNEIEKMK
- the nrfD gene encoding NrfD/PsrC family molybdoenzyme membrane anchor subunit, which translates into the protein MLNHYESPIRTPLILGKKTLKNITDDIFNPIKNKAGNLWWISLLISILAFLWGLGCIFYTIGTGIGVWGLNKTINWAWDITNFVWWVGIGHAGTLISAVLLLFRQKWRLSINRSAEAMTIFAVIQAGLFPIIHMGRPWNAHWVLPIPNQFGSLWPNFNSPLLWDVFAISTYFSVSTVFWFMGLIPDFAMIRDRISNPFQKKIYNILSFGWGGTSKDWQRFEELSLILAGLCTPLVFSVHTIVSFDFSTSVIKGWHSTIFPPYFVAGAIFSGFAMVQTLLGVARKVLSLEDYITRNHIEYMNMIILLTGGIVLLAYISEFIIAWYSGNPFEKFIYFSLEASKGPFWWAFWSLIICNVIIPQFLWIKSVRRSFFWSYVIAIVINIGMWFERFDIIVLNLSHDYLPSSWTGFIPSFVDVGIFIGTIGLFFILYLLYIRVFPVISQAELKTILNSDHKKK
- a CDS encoding c-type cytochrome yields the protein MNKYLYKFIIIFFYMILFLFLESCWFDKTQPNVVYMPDMYYSEAYEPYSDPYSYNKKDKNIKVPLFSKEKTSSLYPVEGTVSRNDLFYNLINIKNKGLNYSKNIIQNPLYSIHYEKKEITIKKGKKLYQINCSICHGKNGDGQGELVKNEKIFGIPNYKDRDLTIGSVYYVITYGKNNMNSYASQLNEIDRWRVSEYVLFLKNE